The Candidatus Sericytochromatia bacterium genome includes the window CCTTTGCGATTCAGGGCGATACCTACCGTGGTCGGGGCACGACCGATGACAAGGGCCCGGCCCTGGCCGCCTTTTATGCCGCCAAGGCCGCGCGAGAGGCCGACCTGCCGCTGAACATCCAGTTCATCTGGGAGTTCGAGGAGGAGATCGGCTCCCCGAACTTCGCCCAGTTCCTGGCCGAGCACGCGGACCTGCTGGCCTGCGATTCGGTGGTCGTCTCCGACACGATCTGGATCGCGCGGGGCAAGCCGGCCGCCCCCCTCGGCTTGCGCGGGATGGTCAGCTTCAAGCTGTTGCTGGAGACCGGCACCAAGGACGTCCACAGCGGTCTCGCCGGCGGCGCGGCCCGCAACCCGATCGGGGAACTGTGTCAGCTGATTGTCGATATGTACGATCCGCGCACGGGCCACATCAAGATCCCGCACATCTACGAGCGCGTGAAGCCGGTCTCGGAGTCTGAACTGGCGGGCTTTCTGGCCTCCGGCTTCGAGACGGCGGAATTTCAGCGGGCCCACGGTCTGAAGTGCCTGCGCATGACCGACCCGGCGGAGGTCACGCAGGCCATCTGGGCCCGCCCGACCTTCGAGGTCCACGGCATCGTGGGCGGCTACATGGGCCCCGGCGTCAAGGCAATCGTCCCGCCCCGCGCCGAGGCCAAGCTCTCCATGCGGCTGGTGCCCGACCTCACGCCGGATGAGGTGATGGCCGCCGTGACCGCCTTCGTGGCGGCCCACAATCCGGACGTGGTGGTGGAAGGCGGCGGCAAGCTGGAACCCTACCAGGGTTCCGCGGAAGGGCCTTACGCCGATGCGGTGCGCGACTCGCTGCGCTTCGCCTTCGGGGCGGACCCCGCCTTCGTGCGCGAGGGCGGCTCGATCGGCGCGGTGGTGAGCCTGCAGCGGGTGCTGGGGTGCCCGATCATGTTCATCGGACTCTCCCTGCCCGAGCACGGCTACCACGCGCCGAACGAGAACTTCGACTGGCCCATGGCGGCCGGCGGCATCAAGGCCTTTCTGCGCTACTTCGAGCTCGTGGCGGCCATGTAGGCGTCGGGGCGCTTGGCGTCCGCTCCCACCGAGTTGAAACCTGGCACCAGCCGCCATTGAGGAGATGCCTGCTCAGCGCCCGAACAGGCTGCCGAGGGGCACGTCAGCGGGCATGTGGGAGGCCTCGGAGCGCCAACGGGAGGCTGCTTTCGCCCGCTCGCTTGCCTGCGTGGCTTCCGACGCTTCGGCGGCCGTGGCGTCGGCCTTGGTTCGATGCACGGTGCCGGCGGCGTGCTGAGGCGGTGAATAGACCGTGTAAAGCTTCAGGGGGGTGTTCCCGGTGTTGATGATGTTGTGAGGGCAGCCTGCCGGGACCATCACCGCCTGCCCGGCCACCAGATGGCCCTGCTCCGATGAGACCAGGACATCGTTTTGGCTTCTGGGTGATTCCGACAGGTCGCTGGCGAGGTCGCTCGACTCCGGGGGAGCATCGCACGCGCTTTGCGCTGCCTGGAGGTCAGGCTGTTCGCTCGTCCCAGGTTCGACCACGAAGGCGCCTTGTCCCGCCAGGCAGACCAGCAACTGGTCGCCGCGGTGTTTTTCCAGGCCAATTTCTTCCCCCGGTTGCAGGGTCATCAGCATCAATTGCGAGTGGGCGGTGGTGTAGACCTCCTGCCGGTAGAGGGGGTTGGCCAGACCGGCCTCGACCAGTGCCACGTGACAGCGCATGCACGCCTCCTGCGGCCCTGAGGCCGCCGCTCGAAGGGGGAGTCGGGGCCAGCATAGTCCGTCGACGTTCCCAAGACGAGGTGCGCCTGAGTGATGGCTGTCCGCGTGGCCCCGCTCAGTGCAGGCTCAGCGCGGGGTAATCCGTGTAGCCGGCGGGGCCGGGCGTGTAGAAGGTTGAGGGATCGGGGTCATTCAGCGGGGCGCCGTCGCGCAGGCGTGCGGGCAGGTCGGGATTGGCGATGAACAGGCGTCCGAAGGCCACCGCATCCGCGTCCCCGGTGGCGATCGCCGCCTCGGCCGTCGCCGCCTCGAAGCCTTCATTGGCGATGTACACACCGCCGAAGGCGCGCTTGAGGGCGGGGCCGAGGCTGTCCGCGCCCTGATGCTCGCGGGCGCACAGGAAGGCGATGCCGCGACGTCCCAGTTCCCGGGCCACGTACGCGAAGGTGGTCGCCCGGTCCGAGTCGCCCATGCCGTGGCTGTCGCCGCGCGGAGCCAGATGTACCCCGACCCGCCCGGGCCCCCAGACCCCGATCGCCGCGTCGGTGGCTTCCAGCAAGAGCCGGGCGCGATTTTCGAGGCTGCCGCCGTAGTCGTCCGTGCGCTGGTTGCTGGTGTCTTGCAGGAACTGGTCGAGCAGGTAGCCGTTGGCCGCGTGCAGTTCCACCCCGTCGAATCCGGCCCGCTGCGCGTTGCGGGCGCCCTGACGGTAGGCCTCGACGATGCCCGGAATTTCGGTGCGCTCCAGGGCTCGCGGCAAGGGATAGGGCTGCGGCGGGCGCATCAGCTTCACGCGCCCCTCCAGGGCGATCGCGCTGGGGGCCACTGGCTGGGCCCCATCCAGGTAAAACGGGTGCGACACGCGCCCCACGTGCCAGAGTTGCAGCATGATGCGTCCGCCAGCGGCGTGCACGGCCGCCGTGACGGCCTTCCAACCCTCAACCTGAGCCTCCGACCAGATGCCAGGCGTGTCGGGATAGCCTACGCCCATCGGGGCGATCGCCGTGGCCTCCGACAGGATCAGGCCGGCCGAGGCCCGCTGCACGTAATACTCCCGCATCAGCGCCGTCGGCACGCGGCCTTCGCCGGCCCGGCAGCGGGTCAGCGGGGCCATGATCACGCGGTTGGGCAGCAGCAAGTCGCCTACCCGGAGGGGACTGAACAGATTGGACACGGCGGGTTCTCCTGAGGGGCCGGGGGCGCACCTCAAGATATCTCCGAAATGGGCGGTGGTGTCCAGTCATCGCGACGCTCGCTGGGTGTGCGAACCGCGCGATGGGGCAGGACCTCACCTTCCCCTGCCCTCGGAGGCAGTTGTTGAGGCTCGGTGTGGCGCGTGGTTCAACGATTTGACAACCGGGGTATGGGATTGACAGTGGCCAGGAAAATATGTATGTCTGCTGCGACTTGCAGTGTGGGTGGGAGGGTCTGACGTGGGCACAGCCACGACGCGTGCGACTGTCAGTCTGATTTTGCTGTTGCTTCTGTCTTGCTCGTCGCCGACAGGGGGAAGGGCAGTGCTACCTGTCGCCTCACCCAAACGTGCCCAGTCACCTCCTCAGGCTGACCTC containing:
- a CDS encoding M20/M25/M40 family metallo-hydrolase, yielding MLETLSLNPETYAARIRPDYERELKEIVEIPTVSPDPAFAQDIRRGADWAMAFFAAHGVEARRFETPGYPVVVAWMRHPQATRTLTIYNHLDVQPATEPEWETDPFAFAIQGDTYRGRGTTDDKGPALAAFYAAKAAREADLPLNIQFIWEFEEEIGSPNFAQFLAEHADLLACDSVVVSDTIWIARGKPAAPLGLRGMVSFKLLLETGTKDVHSGLAGGAARNPIGELCQLIVDMYDPRTGHIKIPHIYERVKPVSESELAGFLASGFETAEFQRAHGLKCLRMTDPAEVTQAIWARPTFEVHGIVGGYMGPGVKAIVPPRAEAKLSMRLVPDLTPDEVMAAVTAFVAAHNPDVVVEGGGKLEPYQGSAEGPYADAVRDSLRFAFGADPAFVREGGSIGAVVSLQRVLGCPIMFIGLSLPEHGYHAPNENFDWPMAAGGIKAFLRYFELVAAM
- a CDS encoding alkene reductase codes for the protein MSNLFSPLRVGDLLLPNRVIMAPLTRCRAGEGRVPTALMREYYVQRASAGLILSEATAIAPMGVGYPDTPGIWSEAQVEGWKAVTAAVHAAGGRIMLQLWHVGRVSHPFYLDGAQPVAPSAIALEGRVKLMRPPQPYPLPRALERTEIPGIVEAYRQGARNAQRAGFDGVELHAANGYLLDQFLQDTSNQRTDDYGGSLENRARLLLEATDAAIGVWGPGRVGVHLAPRGDSHGMGDSDRATTFAYVARELGRRGIAFLCAREHQGADSLGPALKRAFGGVYIANEGFEAATAEAAIATGDADAVAFGRLFIANPDLPARLRDGAPLNDPDPSTFYTPGPAGYTDYPALSLH
- a CDS encoding cupin domain-containing protein — its product is MRCHVALVEAGLANPLYRQEVYTTAHSQLMLMTLQPGEEIGLEKHRGDQLLVCLAGQGAFVVEPGTSEQPDLQAAQSACDAPPESSDLASDLSESPRSQNDVLVSSEQGHLVAGQAVMVPAGCPHNIINTGNTPLKLYTVYSPPQHAAGTVHRTKADATAAEASEATQASERAKAASRWRSEASHMPADVPLGSLFGR